In one Siniperca chuatsi isolate FFG_IHB_CAS linkage group LG14, ASM2008510v1, whole genome shotgun sequence genomic region, the following are encoded:
- the LOC122888653 gene encoding thy-1 membrane glycoprotein-like encodes MLKSLFVYGVLGVLLIPAKCDLISVCLEEDNDLRVDCRVEPKPNQINSYEFSLATGSKESLINTNVSGSSAEGRFRGISKVEELEPHGYRLTLSDFTETLTQNTTYMCKISGSVARVSVEKEQLVQCSAVSVFLKSSCSWIVCLLLFFYQTHS; translated from the exons ATGCTCAAgtctctgtttgtgtatggagTGCTGGGAG TGTTGCTGATCCCAGCAAAGTGTGATCTGATCTCCGTGTGTCTTGAAGAGGACAACGACCTGAGAGTAGACTGTCGGGTCGAGCCCAAGCCCAACCAGATTAACAGCTATGAGTTCTCTTTGGCCACTGGAAGCAAAGAGTCCCTCATAAACACCAATGTGTCTGGTTCATCAGCAGAGGGCCGGTTCAGAGGTATAAGCAAGGTGGAGGAGCTAGAGCCACACGGCTACAGATTGACCCTGTCCGACTTcacagaaacactcacacagaacACCACCTACATGTGCAAAATATCCGGGTCGGTTGCCAGAGTCAGTGTGGAGAAAG aGCAACTTGTCCAGTGTTCAGCTGTGAGCGTGTTTCTGAAGAGCTCCTGCTCCTGGATCGTTTGTCTGCTGCTCTTCTTCTATCAAACACAtagctaa
- the bud13 gene encoding BUD13 homolog produces MAALTGSSKGPELSKAEYLKRYLSADVDAKKSKGKLKKKRSKVPEKGLKIVDDDIDWKQMVKEEEEIEEDEEEAPVIAEVIDERPEEVKQLEAFRTSNRWKVIGADENEDTEEGKEGHQHPEPVASSRSCHNSPELSSKRRRHDSPVRNTRYNSPDIAPPSRGRHDSPDISPPRRGRHDSPEISPSRRGRHDSPEISPPRRGRHDSPDLSPPRQQSRRSGKTQSKDSSPSRRKPSSSLSSKKHLPDARRSPLAKRPQNRHKSDSDQSPPRRKPLKGEASGSDQSPQRKHSKTGRGSDSDQSPPRRRPQSGKDSDEDLSPPRRPGQSQGPRMLSGGTAGLVSVDVLRKEQEENRRRERNNQPLEDESRNAQTVFRDKSGKRRDLELEREEQKRKAGEKAAKDEKYAQWGKGLAQSQMHQQKLEEALHEAQKPLARHCDDEDLDRMLREKEREGDPMAAMLRRKKDRNTKTQEKPRYKGPAPPPNRFNMLPGYRWDGVDRSNGFEQKRYMRMADKKAGQEAAYKWSVEDM; encoded by the exons ATGGCTGCTTTAACTGGTAGCAGTAAAGGACCGGAACTATCTAAAGCTGAGTACTTAAAACGTTATTTGTCCGCTGATGTAGATGCCAAGAAGTCAAAAGGGAAGCTTAAAAAGAAACGGAGTAAGGTTCCTGAGAAAGG ACTTAAAATAGTAGACGATGACATAGACTGGAAACAGATGgtcaaagaggaggaggagattgaagaggatgaagaggaagctCCTGTG ATTGCTGAGGTGATTGACGAGAGACCAGAGGAAGTAAAACAGCTGGAAGCCTTCAGAACCAGCAATAGATGGAAAGTGATTGGAG CTGACGAAAATGAAGACACAGAAGAGGGGAAAGAAGGACATCAACATCCAGAGCCTGTGGCATCAAGCAGGAGTTGCCACAATTCGCCAGAGCTGTCATCAAAGAGGAGGAGACATGATTCTCCGGTCAGAAATACCCGATATAACTCCCCAGACATAGCCCCTCCCAGTAGAGGTCGCCATGACTCCCCAGACATATCCCCTCCTAGAAGAGGTCGCCATGACTCCCCAGAAATATCCCCTTCTAGAAGAGGTCGCCATGACTCCCCAGAAATATCCCCCCCAAGAAGAGGTCGCCATGACTCTCCAGACTTGTCACCTCCTAGGCAACAGTCAAGGAGATCGGGGAAGACGCAAAGTAAAG ATTCATCCCCCTCCAGAAGGAAGCCCAGCTCATCATTATCAAGTAAAAAGCATTTACCTGATGCTCGTCGGTCACCACTTGCAAAGAGGCCTCAAAACAGGCACAAATCAGACTCTGACCAGTCACCGCCACGAAGAAAGCCACTGAAGGGAGAAGCTTCAGGCTCCGACCAATCTCCTCAACGGAAGCACTCAAAAACAGGACGAGGCTCTGATTCTGACCAGTCGCCACCCAGGAGGCGGCCGCAGAGTGGAAAGGACTCGGATGAAGATCTGTCACCACCTCGTAGACCTGGTCAGTCACAG GGTCCGAGAATGCTTTCTGGTGGGACAGCAGGTCTGGTTTCTGTAGATGTTTTAAGGAAAGAGCAAGAGGAGAACCGACGCAGAGAAAGAAACAACCAGCCACTAGAAG ATGAATCCCGCAATGCCCAGACGGTGTTCCGAGACAAGAGCGGTAAAAGGAGGGATTTGGAGTTGGAGAGagaagaacagaagaggaaagctggagaaaaagcagcaaaggATGAGAAATACGCTCAGTGGGGGAAAGG GTTGGCCCAGAGCCAGATGCATCAGCAGAAACTTGAGGAAGCACTGCATGAAGCCCAGAAGCCGCTGGCACGTCACTGTGATGACGAGGATCTTGACCGCATgttgagagagaaggaaagggagggagaTCCGATGGCAGCGATGCTCAGACGGAAAAAGGACCGCAATACGAAGACACAAG agaAACCTCGATATAAAGGCCCAGCACCACCTCCAAACCGCTTCAATATGCTACCAGGCTATCGCTGGGATGGAGTTGACAG GTCAAATGGTTTTGAACAGAAACGCTACATGCGGATGGCAGATAAAAAAGCCGGCCAGGAGGCAGCCTATAAATGGAGTGTGGAGGACATGTAA
- the snrnp35 gene encoding U11/U12 small nuclear ribonucleoprotein 35 kDa protein, translated as MVDWSPIAKVYDPLKAGSIDGTDVEPHDRAVWRAMGARYKPNKGVVGDPLLTLFVARLNPQTTEEKVHQVFSKYGDIQRLRLVRDIVTGFSKGYAFIEYKEERSVVRARRDANKLVVDQHELFVDFEQERTLKGWVPRRLGGGQGGKKESGQLRFGGRDRPFRKPINLGVGPVQEWGGGGGGGREWDRPGARDREDRDRHREAEWDSRGKRDDRDRGRDRDDRRHGDRSRHRDRR; from the coding sequence ATGGTTGACTGGAGTCCTATAGCGAAGGTGTACGACCCGCTGAAAGCTGGCAGCATCGACGGCACGGACGTGGAGCCTCATGACCGGGCGGTGTGGAGGGCTATGGGTGCCCGCTATAAACCCAACAAAGGCGTTGTTGGAGACCCACTGCTCACCCTGTTTGTGGCCCGTCTGAACCCCCAGACAACAGAGGAAAAAGTGCACCAAGTGTTCTCCAAGTACGGAGACATCCAGCGGCTCCGGCTGGTCCGGGACATCGTCACGGGCTTCTCCAAAGGATACGCCTTCATTGAATACAAGGAGGAGAGGTCTGTTGTCCGGGCCCGCCGGGACGCCAACAAGCTGGTGGTGGACCAGCACGAATTATTTGTGGATTTTGAACAGGAGAGGACCCTCAAAGGATGGGTCCCCCGGCGGCTCGGCGGAGGGCAGGGAGGGAAGAAGGAGTCCGGACAGCTGCGCTTCGGCGGCAGGGACAGGCCTTTCCGTAAACCCATTAACCTCGGGGTCGGTCCGGTGCAGGAAtggggaggtggtggaggtggagggagggagtgggACAGACCAGGGGCGAGAGACAGGGAGGACCGGGACCGACACAGAGAGGCCGAGTGGGACAGCAGAGGGAAGAGAGATGACCgggacagaggcagagatagGGATGACCGCAGACACGGGGACAGGAGCAGGCACCGGGACAGGAGATGA
- the si:dkeyp-69c1.9 gene encoding uncharacterized protein si:dkeyp-69c1.9 → MPVSQQHSQGPTDKMFIKNANLRHPSRHHELFMDCRPYRGEPPTVAGFLLYPDTPAKMETTSREAFCFRPVPQQDGGKGDHIAHNTQQDSHRSHPTSSRQTGGGNSNRDGEPGEDELEGNHDQMGSTAVKNEQDTTGMQSQYQKDFPPPSSCRRRRTPAFPQPDNIGINPAFRIEFSTVQRETYPGWPITNPRYAGRLRAASSGLPKNGF, encoded by the exons ATGCCAGTGAGCCAACAGCACAGTCAGGGGCCAACAgacaaaatgttcatcaaaaatgccaaCCTACGACACCCCAGTCGCCACCATGAATTATTTATGGATTGTCGACCCTACAGGGGGGAACCACCGACAGTGGCAG GATTTCTTCTCTACCCGGACACTCCTGCCAAGATGGAGACCACATCACGAGAAGCTTTCTGCTTTAGACCCGTCCCACAACAAGACGGAGGCAAAG GAGACCATATCGCCCACAACACACAGCAGGACTCCCACCGTTCTCATCCCACATCCTCGAGACaaacaggaggaggaaacaGCAACAGGGACGGGGAACCAGGGGAGGACGAGCTAGAAGGCAACCATGATCAGATGGGGTCAACAGCTGTGAAAAATGAACAAGATACAACAGGGATGCAGTCTCAGTATCAGAAGGATTTCCCTCCCCCGTCCTCGTGCCGCAGGAGGCGAACACCTGCCTTCCCACAGCCAGACAACATCGGCATCAACCCTGCTTTCAG GATCGAGTTTAGCACAGTGCAAAGAGAGACTTACCCTGGCTGGCCCATCACGAATCCCAGGTATGCTGGCAGGCTGAGAGCGGCCTCGTCCGGACTACCAAAAAATGGCTTCTGA
- the arhgap42a gene encoding rho GTPase-activating protein 42, with protein sequence MGLPTLEFSDSFLDSPEFRERLQCHEIELERTNRFIKDLIKDGNMLVSAFRSLSLAVQRFSQSLQEFQLECIGDAETDDEINIAQSLKEFSQLLSTMEEERKRLIQNADDVLISPLERFRKEQIGAVKEGKKQFDKETERYYSVLEKHLSLSSKKKESQLHEADSQMSKDRQVFYDASLQYVFKIQEVQERKKFEFVEPLLAFLQGLFTFYHEGYELASEFEPYKQQLQFNLQNARNNFESTRVEVERLMKRIRSAEEDFKAPSCFTMEGYLYIQEKRPLGSVWTRYYCTYEKSSKMFTMSNTEARPASRQNGIVNGSPEMLKLRSCVRRKRDSIDKRFCFDIEVVERHGVITLQALSEANRRLWMEAMDGKEPIYTLPSLLSKKEETFLNVAGLNFVKKCIELVETRGITTLGLYRTGGVNSKVQRLMTSVFASTAPADMQLDADAWDNKTITSGLKNYFRCLAEPLLTYRLHKEFIKAAKYDDQKYRVRAIHALVYKLPEKNRAMLDLLTNHLLKVSSHSDQNLMTVSNLGMIFGPTLMRSQEETVAAMMNIKFQNIVVEIIIENHHKIFGEAPDLSVPLPQAPSSRATTRRNKAICLSSGKRKARLYPPALCLADNDSDTFSSSPSTTPMGSQESLSSHSSEKNGLSQTSPPSSPRTEPDSSSTAPVSPPAASSCSPSHDSSNGKDQKHPDSATSPHLSPSSSRTSSQPTPAQQTSSVSSSTSSLLSAERTLSIKGNSSASLSSVIESRSPSIASSSTASIQHSSVEHTSSLREGRPVQRVSSVSSLKSTHSVDQKNASSTVTETRVMDSTSPSRQHRKTYRTASSSSSSSSSLFPYQLSTSSSLTSLHISEDYKSCHGSVHSLMSLDPQEATHTRKPSHMRCGSDLTTKHSAATTSSNGYQKPGSVFSVRLPQRESSVFSSALDISGREAKALYSCEAEHSHELSFPQGALFSNVYPSVEPGWLQATYNGKTGLIPENYITYM encoded by the exons ATGGGTCTGCCGACGCTGGAGTTTAGTGATTCTTTCCTGGACAGTCCGGAGTTCAGAGAGCGACTGCAGTGCCATGAGATAGAGCTGGAGCGTACCAATAGGTTTATAAAAGACCTCATCAAAGATGGAAACATGCTCGTATCTGCCTTCAGAA gtCTTTCTCTTGCTGTTCAACGGTTCTCTCAGTCTCTACAGGAGTTCCAGCTTGAGTGTATTGGAGATGCTGAGACTGATGATGAGATCAATATAG CTCAGTCCTTGAAGGAGTTCTCTCAGCTCTTGAGCACcatggaagaggagaggaaacggCTG ATCCAGAACGCTGATGATGTGTTGATCTCACCGCTCGAGAGGTTTCGTAAGGAGCAGATTGGAGCTGTTAAG GAGGGAAAGAAGCAGTTTGACAAGGAGACAGAAAGGTACTACTCTGTTCTGGAGAAACACCTCAGCTTGTCCTCCAAAAAGAAAGAGTCACAGCTACACGAG gCTGATTCACAGATGAGTAAGGACAGGCAGGTTTTTTATGATGCATCACTGCAGTATGTCTTCAAGATTCAAGAAgtgcaggagagaaagaagttTGAATTTGTGGAGCCG TTATTAGCCTTCCTGCAGGGTTTGTTTACATTCTACCATGAGGGCTACGAGCTGGCCAGTGAGTTTGAACCCTAcaagcagcagcttcagttcAACCTGCAGAat GCTCGAAATAACTTTGAAAGTACGCGTGTTGAAGTTGAGAGGCTGATGAAGAGGATCCGGTCTGCAGAAGAAGACTTCAAAGCCCCCAGTTGCTTTACCATGGAGGGATATCTGTACATACAGGAGAAAC GTCCATTGGGTAGTGTGTGGACCAGATACTACTGTACTTATGAAAAAAGCTCCAAGATGTTCACCATGAGCAACACAGAGGCCAGACCAGCCAGCAGACAG AACGGCATTGTGAATGGTTCACCTGAGATGCTCAAGCTGCGCTCATGTGTCAGAAGGAAGAGGGATTCAATCGACAAACGCTTCTGCTTCGACATCGAGGTGGTGGAGAG gcATGGTGTCATCACCCTGCAAGCGCTCTCTGAGGCCAACAGGCGGCTGTGGATGGAGGCAATGGATGGAAAAGAACCT ATTTACACTCTGCCTTCATTGCTCAGTAAAAAGGAGGAGA CATTTCTCAACGTGGCGGGTCTCAACTTTGTTAAGAAGTGTATTGAGCTGGTTGAAACAAGAG ggatTACCACCCTGGGACTGTACAGGACTGGAGGAGTCAACTCCAAAGTGCAGCGGTTGATGACGAGTGTGTTTG CATCCACAGCTCCCGCTGACATGCAGCTGGATGCAGACGCATGGGACAACAAGACCATCACCAGCGGCCTAAAGAATTATTTCAG GTGTCTAGCAGAACCACTACTGACCTACAGACTTCATAAAGAATTCATCAAGGCTGCAA AGTATGATGACCAGAAGTATAGAGTGAGAGCGATTCATGCTCTTGTATACAAACtaccagaaaaaaacagagcaatgttggaCCTCTTAACCAACCACCTCCTCAA ggTGTCCTCTCACAGTGACCAGAACCTGATGACCGTGTCCAACCTGGGAATGATCTTCGGCCCCACGTTGATGAGGTCACAGGAAGAGACGGTGGCCGCCATGATGAACATCAAGTTTCAGAACATTGTGGTGGAGATTATCATTGAAAACCACCACAAG ATTTTTGGTGAGGCCCCAGACCTGTCAGTGCCGTTACCTCAAGCTCCGTCCTCTCGGGCGACTACTCGGAGAAACAAGGCCATCTGtctgtcatctggaaagaggaaggCCCGTCTCTACcctcctgctctctgcctgGCAGACAACGACA GTGACACATTCAGTAGCAGCCCCAGCACAACTCCGATGGGCAGCCAGGAGTCTTTGTCCTCACACTCCTCTGAAAAGAACGGATTGTCTCAGACCTCTCCTCCGTCCTCTCCCCGCACCGAGCCCGACTCGTCCTCCACAGCACCGGTGTCTCCTCCTGCGGCTTCCTCCTGCTCCCCGTCCCACGACTCCTCAAATGGGAAAGATCAGAAACACCCAGACAGTGCCACCTCCCCTCACCTCTCACCATCCTCTTCCCGGACTTCCTCCCAGCCCACTCCGGCCCAGCAGACTTCCTCTGTGTCCTCCTCCACATCCTCTTTACTCTCTGCAGAGAGGACTCTGTCCATCAAAGGAAACTCGTCTGCCTCCTTGTCGTCTGTAATAGAGTCGAGATCTCCCTCCATAGCCTCCTCGTCCACCGCCTCTATCCAGCACTCTTCAGTGGAGCACACCTCCTCTCTGAGGGAGGGTCGACCTGTTCAGAGAGTGTCGTCTGTCTCCTCTCTGAAGAGCACTCATTCAGTGGATCAGAAAAATGCCTCCTCCACTGTCACAGAAACCAGAGTGATGGACTCTACCTCTCCTTCTCGGCAGCACAGAAAAACTTACAGgactgcctcctcctcctcttcctcctcctcttcattatTTCCCTACCAGCTTTCCACATCTTCCTCTCTCACCTCCTTACACATCTCTGAGG ATTACAAAAGCTGTCATGGATCGGTACACAGTCTCATGTCGCTGGACCCACAagaggcaacacacacacgtaaacctTCACACATGCGCTGTGGCTCCGATCTGACCACGAAACACTCTGCAGCCACCACATCCAGCAACGGTTACCAGAAGCCTGGATCAGT aTTTTCAGTCAGACTACCGCAGCGTGAGAGCTCAGTATTCTCTTCAGCATTAGACATATCAGGAAG GGAAGCAAAAGCTCTTTACTCCTGTGAGGCAGAACACAGCCATGAGCTCAGTTTTCCACAGGGAGCGCTGTTCTCAAATG tgtacCCATCTGTGGAACCCGGCTGGCTTCAGGCGACGTACAACGGCAAAACCGGCCTCATACCTGAAAACTACATCACCTACATGTGA